A single window of Rubripirellula lacrimiformis DNA harbors:
- a CDS encoding tetratricopeptide repeat protein translates to MIALYRLMTSRPVFSLACPAWLITAMVAVVGMATIGGCSDDSDTVRRIRAQRQSRMQTESQQDHIGETVSLLSRLVELNPDEARRQIAYHLNRWSDERSPQPGDDISEFIKTVSELLPPEVVAERIDRESYTRDDVDHLRDSYLFSRVAEWVNTDASDDPVLADWFAELEQQDASAALQLRTASRLFDWTMRNVAFEPLVPTAPAPPAPPLAFDMKFQGAGYRQSDYQTLWRGTGDSLQRAGVFILLCRQAGIDAAVLAIPSTDDGSLQPWCTGVLIGKDIFLFEPELATFVPGPNQTGISTLAQARSDASVLRRLNVPGFFDYPISKDDVQQSVALLNVVPEAVSPRMKSLQSGLAGDRRMVTYVDVNDLAKRFDAISGISGVRWWSVPLLAEAYARDLAAAAQRDPLFSFWYQSRWAILEAQIENSRQLASARWRHLHGQFDNDDEANVPGARGLYLGQRAPEFEIEDLRIDVDLQKAYGIRRELGTDSKLYDRQVQQVQMMMRQGKRTATYWISLIQYDDQRYDTAKTWFEKRVLDPNQPSPWEPAARYNLARTAEHLDEIDQAIELYKTAGDPQEHGNRIRARLVSKASE, encoded by the coding sequence ATGATCGCACTCTACCGGTTGATGACTTCGCGTCCTGTTTTCTCGCTGGCCTGCCCCGCGTGGCTGATCACCGCCATGGTCGCCGTGGTTGGCATGGCCACGATCGGTGGATGCTCGGACGACTCGGATACGGTCCGACGGATTCGCGCACAACGCCAGTCGCGGATGCAGACCGAGTCCCAGCAGGATCACATCGGCGAAACGGTCAGCTTGCTAAGCCGGTTGGTGGAATTGAATCCTGACGAAGCGCGTCGTCAAATCGCCTATCACCTGAATCGGTGGTCCGACGAACGGTCGCCACAGCCCGGTGATGACATCAGCGAATTCATCAAGACGGTCAGCGAACTGCTGCCGCCCGAAGTCGTCGCCGAACGAATCGATCGCGAAAGTTACACCCGCGATGATGTCGATCATTTGCGGGATAGTTATCTGTTCAGCCGAGTCGCCGAATGGGTCAACACGGACGCCAGTGATGATCCCGTGCTGGCAGACTGGTTTGCCGAATTGGAACAACAGGATGCATCGGCGGCGCTCCAGCTTCGCACTGCGAGTCGATTGTTTGATTGGACGATGCGTAACGTTGCGTTCGAACCGCTAGTGCCGACCGCTCCTGCACCGCCGGCGCCTCCGCTGGCGTTCGACATGAAATTCCAAGGGGCTGGGTATCGCCAATCCGACTACCAAACACTTTGGCGCGGGACCGGCGATTCGCTTCAGCGTGCTGGTGTGTTCATCCTGTTGTGCCGCCAAGCCGGAATCGATGCGGCTGTGTTGGCGATCCCGTCGACCGATGACGGATCGCTTCAACCATGGTGCACCGGAGTTCTGATCGGCAAGGATATCTTTCTGTTCGAACCCGAATTGGCCACCTTCGTTCCAGGTCCGAACCAGACCGGGATTTCGACGCTAGCCCAGGCTCGAAGCGATGCATCGGTGCTGCGTCGGTTGAACGTACCCGGATTTTTTGACTATCCGATCAGCAAAGATGATGTCCAGCAAAGCGTCGCCTTGCTGAACGTCGTCCCGGAAGCCGTCAGCCCGCGGATGAAGTCGCTGCAATCGGGATTGGCTGGCGATCGCCGGATGGTCACCTACGTGGATGTGAACGATCTGGCAAAACGTTTTGATGCGATCAGCGGGATTTCCGGCGTTCGTTGGTGGTCGGTCCCGCTGTTGGCCGAAGCCTACGCCCGCGACCTCGCCGCCGCCGCCCAACGCGATCCCCTGTTTTCGTTCTGGTACCAATCGCGATGGGCCATCTTGGAAGCTCAGATCGAAAATTCACGTCAACTGGCCAGCGCCAGGTGGCGACATCTGCATGGCCAGTTTGACAACGATGACGAGGCCAATGTGCCCGGCGCTCGGGGACTGTATCTCGGACAGCGGGCACCGGAATTTGAAATCGAAGACCTGCGTATCGATGTCGATCTGCAAAAGGCCTACGGCATCCGACGTGAACTGGGAACCGATTCGAAATTGTACGATCGTCAGGTTCAACAGGTGCAAATGATGATGCGACAGGGCAAGCGGACGGCGACCTACTGGATCAGTCTGATTCAGTACGACGACCAACGTTATGACACCGCCAAGACATGGTTCGAAAAACGCGTGCTGGATCCCAATCAACCATCGCCATGGGAACCTGCGGCACGCTACAACCTGGCTAGAACAGCCGAGCATTTGGACGAAATCGATCAGGCTATCGAACTCTACAAGACCGCCGGCGACCCACAGGAACACGGCAATCGGATTCGAGCTCGTTTGGTATCGAAAGCGTCCGAGTAA
- a CDS encoding amino acid kinase family protein gives MMRRVVKVGGSLLLRPDLGRSLSTWLLRQPPAQHALIVGGGEMIDAVRKLAMVHNLDPETVHWMCIDLLRQTEQVVAEIVDGLNRIQDRDAFTRWSKCPPHGSGNTEAANTLISIPAFYFPGCGSGLPNDWDTTSDAIAAYLGTLTRADEVVLLKSCDVPQGITVSQCIETGIIDRATAILMPRTGNLRVERLP, from the coding sequence ATGATGCGCCGTGTTGTCAAAGTCGGCGGCAGTCTGCTGCTTCGCCCCGACCTGGGTCGGTCACTGTCGACATGGTTGCTGCGACAACCGCCGGCCCAGCATGCGTTGATCGTCGGCGGCGGCGAGATGATCGATGCCGTTCGCAAGTTGGCGATGGTGCACAACCTGGATCCGGAAACCGTTCATTGGATGTGCATCGACCTATTGCGACAAACCGAGCAAGTCGTGGCTGAGATCGTCGACGGCTTGAATCGTATCCAGGATAGGGACGCGTTTACCCGTTGGTCCAAGTGCCCACCGCATGGATCAGGGAACACAGAAGCAGCCAACACACTGATATCCATCCCGGCGTTCTATTTCCCGGGATGCGGTTCGGGTCTTCCCAATGATTGGGACACGACATCGGACGCGATCGCCGCCTATCTGGGGACACTGACACGGGCTGACGAGGTGGTGCTGTTGAAGTCCTGTGATGTTCCGCAGGGAATCACCGTTTCGCAGTGCATCGAAACAGGCATCATCGACCGCGCGACCGCAATCCTGATGCCACGAACCGGAAACTTGCGAGTCGAACGATTGCCGTAG
- a CDS encoding hydantoinase/oxoprolinase family protein — translation MNTSNDSVTNKRPDPQSVIGVDIGGANLKYASLDGQAFSRGFEMWKRSAELAEAIANDIAAMGTPDCLAITMTGELADCFVDRSEGVAFIVDACHEASKRLAGPIDTTAPACVFYGVDGRFHHGAQAKQIPNTIAAANWHALASAVASVVTSSGTLVDIGSTTTDIIPFADGRVSTNAMTDYDRLTEGSLVYVGCRRTPVCGLVHRLTLNGITTPVMNEWFATIDDARIVLGLEAQDDADCDSADGGPRTRDRAANRLLRMVGHDRKTMTTKAAEPLAQQIITAAKREINGALERVDSGDVDAPIVISGHGGDLLDVPRQRKVIDLGVVLGRDRSRCAPAWAVAERWTRLATPIASEAGQQ, via the coding sequence ATGAACACTTCTAACGACAGCGTGACGAACAAACGCCCTGATCCCCAGAGCGTGATCGGAGTCGATATCGGGGGAGCCAATTTGAAATATGCGTCTTTGGACGGCCAAGCATTTTCACGTGGCTTCGAAATGTGGAAGCGTTCTGCCGAATTAGCGGAGGCGATCGCCAACGATATCGCAGCGATGGGAACGCCCGATTGCCTGGCCATCACGATGACGGGCGAATTGGCGGACTGTTTTGTGGACCGATCCGAGGGGGTCGCATTTATCGTCGATGCGTGCCACGAAGCGTCGAAACGTTTGGCAGGCCCGATCGACACCACCGCACCCGCATGTGTTTTTTATGGGGTCGACGGTCGGTTCCATCACGGGGCCCAGGCCAAGCAGATTCCCAATACGATTGCGGCAGCCAATTGGCACGCCTTGGCCAGTGCGGTCGCCAGCGTCGTCACATCCAGCGGGACGTTGGTGGACATCGGATCCACGACGACCGATATCATTCCGTTTGCCGATGGCCGCGTCAGCACCAACGCCATGACAGACTACGATCGATTGACCGAAGGATCCCTGGTCTATGTCGGATGTCGGCGAACTCCCGTCTGCGGACTGGTCCATCGACTAACGCTGAACGGGATCACCACACCGGTGATGAACGAGTGGTTTGCAACGATCGATGATGCTCGGATCGTGCTGGGACTTGAAGCCCAGGACGATGCGGATTGCGACAGCGCAGACGGTGGTCCACGGACGCGTGATCGGGCAGCGAACCGCCTGCTGCGAATGGTCGGGCACGATCGAAAGACGATGACAACCAAGGCCGCTGAACCGCTGGCACAACAAATCATCACCGCCGCCAAACGTGAGATCAACGGCGCACTGGAACGAGTCGATTCCGGTGACGTCGATGCCCCGATTGTGATCAGCGGGCATGGCGGCGATCTGCTAGATGTCCCTCGCCAACGCAAGGTGATCGATCTGGGCGTTGTGCTTGGCCGCGATCGGTCACGATGCGCACCGGCGTGGGCCGTCGCCGAACGGTGGACGCGACTTGCAACGCCAATCGCGTCCGAAGCAGGTCAGCAATGA
- the tdh gene encoding L-threonine 3-dehydrogenase → MKALVKRDRAPGLWLEDVPKPTVGINDVLIKVDRTGICGTDIHIYKWDSWAQKTIPVPMVVGHEFVGEIVETGDNVTDFYPGEIVSGEGHVVCGRCRNCLAGRRHLCADTKGIGVNRPGAFAEFISLPMTNVWHHDPSVDRDVAAIFDPFGNAVHTALSFPCLGEDVLVTGCGPIGCMAVAVAKHAGARNVVATDVNPWRLSLAKKMGATRVVDVRSESLTEVQAELGMREGFDVGLEMSGNPDAFRSMIDQMCHGGKIAMLGIPSEDIAIDWNKVVFNMLTIKGIYGREMYETWYKMRVLLQSGLNLSPVITHRFPYRDFQAGFDVMMSGQTGKVILDWNDAPAS, encoded by the coding sequence ATGAAAGCACTCGTAAAGCGTGACCGGGCTCCTGGATTGTGGCTCGAAGACGTCCCCAAGCCAACCGTCGGGATCAATGACGTCCTGATCAAAGTGGATCGTACCGGCATCTGTGGCACGGACATCCATATCTACAAGTGGGATTCTTGGGCTCAGAAAACGATCCCGGTCCCGATGGTCGTTGGCCACGAATTTGTTGGCGAAATCGTCGAAACCGGCGACAACGTGACGGATTTCTATCCAGGCGAAATCGTCAGCGGCGAAGGTCACGTGGTGTGTGGACGCTGCCGAAATTGTCTGGCAGGCCGACGCCATTTATGTGCCGATACCAAGGGCATCGGCGTCAATCGACCCGGCGCGTTCGCCGAATTCATCTCGTTGCCGATGACGAACGTTTGGCACCACGACCCCAGCGTCGATCGCGATGTCGCGGCCATCTTTGATCCGTTCGGCAACGCCGTGCATACCGCACTTAGCTTTCCTTGTTTAGGCGAGGATGTACTGGTCACCGGATGCGGACCCATCGGTTGCATGGCCGTTGCGGTGGCAAAGCATGCGGGCGCCCGGAACGTGGTCGCCACGGATGTGAATCCATGGCGTTTGTCGTTAGCCAAGAAAATGGGCGCAACGCGAGTCGTGGATGTCCGCAGTGAAAGCCTGACCGAGGTGCAGGCGGAATTGGGGATGCGCGAGGGGTTCGATGTTGGACTGGAAATGTCGGGCAACCCGGATGCGTTTCGCAGCATGATCGATCAAATGTGTCATGGCGGGAAAATCGCGATGCTTGGAATTCCGTCGGAAGATATCGCGATCGATTGGAACAAGGTCGTCTTCAACATGTTGACGATCAAAGGCATCTACGGCCGCGAAATGTACGAAACGTGGTACAAAATGCGAGTGCTGCTGCAAAGTGGCTTGAACCTTTCACCCGTCATCACGCACCGCTTTCCCTATCGTGATTTTCAAGCTGGTTTTGACGTGATGATGTCGGGCCAAACCGGCAAAGTGATTCTGGACTGGAACGACGCTCCGGCGTCCTGA
- a CDS encoding glycine C-acetyltransferase has product MYGDFQNHLKDQIQQIRDSGLYKSERTITSAQDVRIRVGDDRSVLNLCANNYLGLSDQPAVREAAHQGLDQWGYGLSSVRFICGTQTIHKDLEDRLSTFLGMEDTILYTSCFDANGGLFETMLTAEDAVISDELNHASIIDGIRLCKAQRYRYRNNDLADLEARLQESQSARFRMIATDGVFSMDGTIANLPGICDLADRYNAIVMVDDSHSVGFMGRRGRGTHEHHDVMDRIDIITGTLGKALGGASGGYTSGRREVVDLLRQRSRPYLFSNSVAPPIVAGSIAAIDLLNESTELRDRLESNTRFFRAGLEKAGFDLVPGEHPIVPIMLGDAVIATQMADMMLEKGVYVIGFSFPVVPKGKARIRTQVSAAHSQEDLAMAIEKFTEAKHELGL; this is encoded by the coding sequence ATGTACGGCGATTTTCAAAACCATCTGAAAGACCAGATTCAACAAATTCGCGATAGCGGTCTGTACAAGTCCGAGCGAACGATCACGTCGGCCCAAGACGTGCGAATCCGCGTGGGCGACGACCGGTCGGTGTTGAATCTATGCGCAAACAACTATCTGGGGCTGTCGGATCAACCGGCCGTCCGTGAAGCGGCTCATCAGGGGTTGGACCAATGGGGATATGGTCTGTCGTCGGTGCGGTTCATTTGCGGAACGCAGACGATTCATAAGGACCTGGAAGATCGGTTGAGCACTTTTCTGGGGATGGAAGACACGATTTTGTATACATCGTGTTTCGATGCCAACGGTGGTTTGTTCGAGACGATGTTGACCGCCGAAGACGCGGTCATATCGGACGAACTGAACCATGCGTCGATCATTGACGGCATCCGGTTGTGCAAGGCCCAGCGGTATCGATATCGCAACAACGACTTGGCCGACTTGGAAGCTCGATTGCAGGAATCCCAATCGGCGCGGTTCCGCATGATCGCCACCGACGGCGTGTTTTCGATGGATGGCACGATCGCCAACCTGCCGGGAATCTGCGATTTGGCGGACCGATACAACGCGATCGTGATGGTCGATGATTCTCACTCAGTCGGTTTCATGGGACGCCGTGGACGCGGGACTCACGAACATCACGACGTGATGGACCGAATCGATATCATCACCGGGACACTCGGCAAAGCGCTTGGCGGAGCCAGCGGCGGATACACCAGCGGGCGACGTGAAGTCGTCGATCTGCTGCGACAACGGTCGCGCCCCTATCTGTTTTCCAATTCGGTTGCGCCGCCGATTGTTGCCGGATCGATTGCTGCGATCGATTTGCTAAACGAATCCACCGAGCTCCGCGATCGGCTGGAATCCAACACGCGGTTCTTCCGAGCTGGGTTGGAAAAAGCCGGCTTTGACTTGGTGCCTGGCGAACATCCCATCGTGCCCATCATGTTGGGCGACGCGGTGATCGCGACTCAGATGGCTGACATGATGCTGGAAAAAGGCGTCTACGTCATCGGTTTCTCGTTCCCCGTGGTGCCCAAGGGCAAGGCACGAATTCGAACGCAAGTTTCAGCCGCGCATTCGCAAGAAGATTTGGCGATGGCGATCGAAAAGTTCACCGAAGCGAAGCATGAACTCGGGCTTTAA